The Humulus lupulus chromosome 3, drHumLupu1.1, whole genome shotgun sequence genome window below encodes:
- the LOC133823150 gene encoding glutathione S-transferase U17-like, whose amino-acid sequence MAESEVKLIGAWASPFVLRTRIALNLKHVQYEFLQETLGAKSELLLKSNPVHKKIPVLIHGGKPVCESLIIVQYIDDVWASSGPSILPSDPYDRAIERFWAAYIDDKLFPSMKGIAAAPDAEGKKAALEQVTSGLTLLEEAFGVCSKGKGFFSGGDHIGFLDIALGSLLGWIKVTELTSGLKLIDPATTPKLAHWAETFRQDPAVSGVMPETQKLAEYAKVLFAKLKGAQPQK is encoded by the exons ATGGCCGAGAGCGAAGTGAAGCTTATAGGAGCATGGGCGAGTCCATTTGTTTTGAGGACTCGGATCGCCCTCAATCTCAAGCATGTCCAGTATGAATTTCTCCAAGAGACTTTGGGTGCCAAATCCGAGCTGCTTCTCAAATCTAACCCTGTACACAAGAAAATCCCAGTCCTTATTCACGGAGGAAAACCCGTTTGTGAATCTTTGATCATCGTTCAGTACATCGATGATGTTTGGGCTTCATCTGGGCCCTCCATTCTTCCTTCTGATCCCTACGATCGGGCCATTGAGCGCTTTTGGGCCGCTTATATTGATGATAAG TTGTTCCCATCTATGAAAGGCATTGCTGCAGCTCCAGACGCGGAGGGAAAGAAAGCTGCCCTGGAACAGGTCACATCAGGGTTGACGCTGCTGGAAGAAGCTTTTGGAGTATGTAGCAAAGGAAAAGGTTTCTTCAGTGGAGGAGACCATATTGGATTCCTTGACATTGCGTTGGGGAGCCTCTTGGGCTGGATTAAGGTCACAGAGCTGACAAGTGGGCTGAAACTGATTGACCCAGCAACCACGCCCAAGTTGGCCCATTGGGCTGAGACGTTCCGTCAAGACCCTGCTGTTAGTGGTGTTATGCCTGAAACTCAGAAGCTTGCTGAGTATGCTAAGGTTCTTTTTGCTAAACTCAAAGGAGCTCAACCCCAAAAGTGA